The Micromonospora krabiensis genome window below encodes:
- a CDS encoding GH12 family glycosyl hydrolase domain-containing protein translates to MKRRLRALVAAGLLVSGSIVAVALGGSASADTLICEQYGSTVIGNRYVVQNNRWGTSAQQCINVTSTGFEITTQNGSNPTNGAPTAYPSVFFGCHYTNCSPGTNLPIQVGQISSATSSISYRYVSGATYNASYDIWLDPSPKTDGVNQMEIMIWLNRQGSIQPIGSPVGTATLAGRTWEVWRGSNGSNNVISYVAPSPISSLSFSVLDFIADVRNRGAITNSWYLTSIQAGFEPWQGGVGLAVTSFSAAVNGGGTPPPTTPPPGGTGCAVTYTANTWSNGFTADVQIRNTGTSPVNGWTLAYTLPAGQQVTNSWNATVSQSGSGVTARNVGYNGTIAPGGTASFGYQGTLSGAYASPSAFTLNGVACSRA, encoded by the coding sequence GGGAGCGCCTCCGCCGACACCCTGATCTGCGAGCAGTACGGCTCGACCGTCATCGGCAACCGCTACGTCGTGCAGAACAACCGGTGGGGCACGAGCGCCCAGCAGTGCATCAACGTGACCAGCACCGGCTTCGAGATCACCACCCAGAACGGCAGCAACCCCACCAACGGGGCGCCGACCGCGTACCCGTCGGTCTTCTTCGGCTGCCACTACACCAACTGCTCACCCGGCACCAACCTGCCGATCCAGGTGGGCCAGATCAGCAGCGCGACCAGCAGCATCAGCTACCGGTACGTCAGCGGCGCCACCTACAACGCCTCGTACGACATCTGGCTCGACCCGTCGCCGAAGACCGACGGGGTGAACCAGATGGAGATCATGATCTGGCTCAACCGGCAGGGCTCCATCCAGCCCATCGGCTCACCGGTCGGCACGGCGACGCTCGCCGGCCGGACCTGGGAGGTCTGGCGGGGCAGCAACGGCTCCAACAACGTCATCTCGTACGTGGCGCCGTCCCCGATCAGCAGTCTGAGCTTCAGCGTGCTGGACTTCATCGCCGACGTCCGCAACCGCGGCGCGATCACCAACTCCTGGTACCTGACCAGCATCCAGGCGGGCTTCGAGCCGTGGCAGGGCGGCGTGGGTCTGGCGGTGACCTCGTTCTCGGCCGCTGTGAACGGCGGCGGCACCCCGCCGCCCACCACCCCGCCGCCGGGCGGGACGGGCTGCGCGGTGACGTACACGGCGAACACCTGGAGCAACGGCTTCACCGCCGACGTGCAGATCCGCAACACCGGGACGAGCCCGGTCAACGGCTGGACGCTGGCGTACACGCTGCCCGCCGGGCAGCAGGTCACGAACTCCTGGAACGCCACGGTGAGCCAGAGCGGCTCGGGGGTGACCGCACGGAACGTGGGCTACAACGGCACCATCGCCCCGGGTGGCACGGCCAGCTTCGGCTACCAGGGGACGCTGAGCGGAGCGTACGCCTCGCCGAGCGCCTTCACCCTCAACGGCGTGGCCTGCTCGCGCGCCTGA